One genomic window of Arachis stenosperma cultivar V10309 chromosome 10, arast.V10309.gnm1.PFL2, whole genome shotgun sequence includes the following:
- the LOC130955253 gene encoding inositol-tetrakisphosphate 1-kinase 2-like, with protein sequence MPQEQASQNETQTHDESYVIGYALEPKKIQNLIRPSLIDHAKKQGIHLIPIDINKPLIQQHPHLRFHCIIQKLQPKHWNNLNFHEYLSKHGANTTTIIIDPPHLVQKLQNRVSMLDSASHLPLSLQNATVGVPHQVVVDDEKKTKNSVEEMVMDSNLRFPVIAKPLYADGTMESHELCLVFDAQGLRETLNKNTAGGAATPVVLQEFVNHGGVVFKVYVAGEHVRCVKRTSLLDIPEDKAKALKGTLKFSKISNFTIQDNNGDGANHLSNIERAEMPEESLIKELARALRERTGLNLFNIDVIRDAKDCTRYLVIDINYFPGYAKLPCYESFITDFLLDCVRNKAAVVCV encoded by the exons ATGCCACAAGAACAAGCATCCCAAAATGAAACTCAAACTCATGATGAGAGCTATGTCATAGGCTATGCTTTGGAACCAAAAAAAATCCAGAACTTGATACGACCCTCTCTAATTGACCACGCAAAAAAACAAGGCATCCATCTCATTCCAATCGACATCAACAAGCCCTTGATCCAACAACACCCTCATCTTCGTTTCCATTGCATCATTCAAAAGCTCCAACCCAAACATTGGAACAACCTTAACTTTCACGAATACCTGTCCAAACATGGCGccaacaccaccaccatcatcatTGATCCCCCACACCTCGTTCAAAAACTCCAAAACCGCGTTTCAATGCTTGATTCCGCGTCCCACTTGCCACTTTCGCTCCAAAACGCTACCGTTGGTGTTCCGCACCAAGTGGTCGTTGATGATGAGAAGAAAACTAAGAACTCAGTGGAGGAAATGGTAATGGATTCGAATTTGAGGTTCCCAGTTATTGCAAAGCCATTGTATGCTGATGGAACCATGGAATCTCACGAGCTTTGCTTGGTTTTCGACGCCCAAGGGCTCCGAGAAACGTTGAACAAGAACACCGCCGGCGGCGCCGCCACCCCGGTGGTGCTTCAAGAGTTCGTGAACCATGGCGGCGTTGTGTTCAAGGTTTATGTTGCTGGGGAACATGTAAGGTGCGTTAAGAGAACGTCCTTGCTTGACATACCAGAAGATAAGGCCAAGGCCTTAAAGGGTACCCTCAAATTCTCTAAGATATCAAACTTCACCATTCAAGATAACAATG GGGATGGTGCTAATCATTTGAGCAATATTGAGAGAGCTGAAATGCCAGAAGAGAGTTTGATAAAGGAGTTGGCAAGAGCTTTGAGGGAAAGAACAGGGCTTAACCTGTTCAATATTGATGTGATTAGAGATGCCAAGGATTGCACGAGGTACCTTGTGATTGATATCAACTATTTTCCTGGTTATGCAAAGCTGCCATGTTATGAGTCCTTTATCACTGATTTCTTGTTGGATTGTGTGCGTAATAAGGCTGCGGTTGTGTGTGTGTGA
- the LOC130955254 gene encoding uncharacterized protein LOC130955254: MLRLAAKRLTGGTASLEAASPAAATSVARRFYHERVVDHYNNPRNVGSFDKDDTGIGTGLVGAPACGDVMKLQIKVDEETGKIVDARFKTFGCGSAIASSSLATEWVKGKQMEEVLSIKNSEIAKHLSLPPVKLHCSMLAEDAIKAAVKDYESRRASANGSGKAST; this comes from the exons atGCTGAGGCTCGCAGCAAAGAGACTTACCGGTGGAACGGCGTCGTTAGAGGCGGCGTCTCCGGCTGCTGCTACTTCAGTGGCACGGCGGTTTTACCACGAGAGGGTGGTGGACCATTATAACAACCCACGCAACGTCGGTTCCTTCGACAAGGACGACACCGGCATCGGCACCGGCCTTGTAGGTGCACCAGCTTGTGGTGATGTCATGAAGCTTCAGATCAAGGTTGATGAGGAAACCGGCAAGATCGTTGATGCTCGCTTCAAAACCTTCGGTTGTGGATCCGCCATCGCTTCTTCCTCTCTCG ctACTGAATGGGTTAAGGGAAAGCAAATGGAAGAAGTCTTATCAATTAAAAACAG TGAAATTGCAAAGCATCTTTCACTTCCACCAGTCAAGCTTCACTGCAGCATGCTTGCGGAGGATGCCATAAAAGCAGCTGTTAAAGATTATGAATCAAGGCGTGCTTCCGCAAATGGTAGCGGAAAGGCCTCAACTTGA